One Paraburkholderia kururiensis DNA window includes the following coding sequences:
- a CDS encoding AraC family transcriptional regulator → MTPNAVPGAAGSADASAFADATLTAMLTHFTLLEPVFDAMPEVVFFVKDVQARYVLVNRTLASRCGYKDKEALLGKTAEDVFPRRFGRVYTAQDRTIVSIGNTLIDQLELHLYPGRQPGWCLTCKAPLRDPSTGTVVGLAGISRDLRADESSHPAYSKLATVVQYIQENYVQPLNLRQLAEMADMSVAQLERYFHKVFHLTPRQVLLKTRLDAATALLVSHDKVTDVAALCGYTDHSAFTRQFKATVGVTPTEYRALLHGTAAAAPKA, encoded by the coding sequence ATGACGCCGAACGCGGTTCCCGGCGCAGCGGGGTCCGCGGATGCGTCGGCCTTTGCCGACGCCACGCTCACGGCCATGCTCACGCATTTCACGTTGCTCGAGCCGGTGTTCGACGCGATGCCCGAAGTCGTGTTCTTCGTGAAAGACGTGCAGGCGCGCTACGTGCTGGTGAACCGAACGCTCGCTTCGCGCTGCGGCTACAAGGACAAGGAAGCACTGCTCGGCAAGACCGCCGAGGATGTGTTTCCGCGCCGCTTCGGCCGCGTCTACACCGCGCAGGACCGGACCATCGTGAGCATCGGCAATACGCTCATCGACCAGTTGGAACTGCATCTGTATCCGGGGCGGCAGCCGGGCTGGTGCCTCACCTGCAAGGCGCCGCTGCGCGACCCTTCGACGGGTACCGTGGTGGGACTGGCCGGCATTTCGCGCGACCTCAGGGCGGACGAGAGCAGTCATCCTGCCTACAGCAAGCTCGCCACCGTCGTGCAGTACATCCAGGAAAACTATGTGCAGCCGCTGAACCTGAGGCAGCTGGCGGAAATGGCGGATATGTCGGTGGCGCAGCTGGAGCGCTATTTCCACAAGGTCTTCCACCTGACACCGCGCCAGGTGCTGCTGAAGACGCGTCTGGATGCGGCCACGGCGCTGCTCGTCTCGCACGACAAGGTCACCGACGTCGCGGCGCTATGCGGCTACACCGACCACAGCGCATTCACGCGGCAATTCAAGGCCACCGTGGGCGTGACGCCCACCGAGTACCGCGCGCTCTTGCACGGCACGGCCGCGGCTGCTCCGAAGGCGTGA